A stretch of Zootoca vivipara chromosome 13, rZooViv1.1, whole genome shotgun sequence DNA encodes these proteins:
- the LOC118078458 gene encoding olfactory receptor 14J1-like, producing the protein MDNQTSVSEFLLFEFSEVRELQVLHFFLFLGMFLATVTGNLLIILAVAFDHRLHTPMYFFLVNLAMQDLGSVSVIIPKSMVNSLMNTRHISYYGCVVQVLLFFLFVGCDVYLLTVMAYDRYVAICDPLQYEMVMNRRACTQMVAGVWVGGLLNAALNTGGTFSMPFCSNVVNQFFCEIPQLLKLACSDLYLIEIGIVMFSTTVGVVCFIFIIVTYVHIFTAVLKIPSAEGRRKAFSTCLPHLIVLSTFFLTAGFAYLRPTSNTAPQLDLVFTILYSMVPPMLNPLIYSIRNKDLKVALAKLLGLR; encoded by the coding sequence ATGGATAATCAAACATCAGTgtctgagtttcttctcttcgaATTCTCAGAAGTTCGGGAACTGCAGGTTCTacacttctttctcttccttggaATGTTCTTGGCAACTGTGACAGGGAATCTTCTCATAATCTTGGCAGTAGCTTTTGACCACCGCCTGCACACCCCAATGTACTTCTTTCTGGTGAATTTGGCAATGCAGGACCTTGGCTCTGTTTCAGTCATTATTCCCAAATCCATGGTCAATTCCCTCATGAACACAAGGCACATTTCATATTATGGATGTGTTGTTCAGGTCCTCTTGTTCTTCCTCTTTGTAGGATGCGATGTTTACCTCCTTACAGTCATGGCATACGATCGGTACGTTGCCATTTGTGATCCCCTGCAATATGAAATGGTAATGAACAGGAGAGCTTGCACCCAAATGGTTGCTGGTGTGTGGGTTGGTGGCCTTCTAAATGCAGCTTTAAACACCGGTGGAACATTTTCAATGCCCTTCTGTTCCAATGTTGTCAATCAGTTTTTCTGTGAAATCCCACAGTTACTTAAGCTTGCATGTTCTGACTTGTACCTAATTGAAATTGGAATTGTTATGTTTAGTACTACAGTTGGAGTTGTCTGTTTCATCTTCATCATTGTTACTTATGTACACATCTTCACTGCTGTTCTGAAAATCCCATCAGCCGAGGGAAGAAGAAAGGCCTTCTCAACTTGTCTACCCCACCTCATTGTCTTATCCACATTTTTCCTTACAGCAGGCTTTGCTTATCTCAGGCCCACCTCTAACACTGCCCCACAACTGGATTTGGTGTTTACTATACTATATTCCATGGTTCCACCCATGCTGAATCCATTAATTTACAGCATCAGAAATAAGGACCTCAAGGTTGCCCTGGCAAAACTTTTAGGTCTGAGgtaa